Within the Methanomassiliicoccales archaeon genome, the region GGCGACCATCAAGGTCACTGGCGTTTCGCGCGATAATCTGATCGGCACGGACTTCTCAAACTACTTTACCGAACCGGAGAAGGCCAGAGAAGGATACCAGCAGGTCTTCGCGAAGGGCTATGTCACCGATTATCCGCTGACAATCAGGCACCGAGAGGGAAGGCATATCGACGTACTCTATAATGCCAGCGTCTTCAAGGATGTCAATGGGAACGTTATCGGCGTCTTTGCCGCCGCCAGGGATGTGACCGCGAGAAAAAGGGCAGAGGCCGAACTGGCCGAACAACGTCGCCGCGAGCTCGACCGGCTCGCCGAGCTGGAGAAGTTCCAGAAGCTCACGGTCGGCCGAGAACTCAAGATGGTCGAGCTGAAAAAGGAGATCGAGGAGCTGAAGAAGGAGATCGACGGCCTGGGAAAGGGAACCGTCTAGGAAGAGAAATCATGGTGGAATCGGGACCAAGACCAGAGGATGTAGAAAACATTCTAAAAAGATATGATTCACTTGAGGAAACGCACCGTGCGACCTTGAACATCCTAGAAGATTTCGATCAGGAGCGACAGAAGCTCAAAATGCTCCAACGGGCCACCATGAACCTCTTGGAGGATGTCGAGGA harbors:
- a CDS encoding PAS domain S-box protein; its protein translation is ATIKVTGVSRDNLIGTDFSNYFTEPEKAREGYQQVFAKGYVTDYPLTIRHREGRHIDVLYNASVFKDVNGNVIGVFAAARDVTARKRAEAELAEQRRRELDRLAELEKFQKLTVGRELKMVELKKEIEELKKEIDGLGKGTV